The nucleotide sequence AACAACAAGAAACCGTGTTACGTTTCCTGTGTAATCTTCTATATTTTCAGCAAGAATATTCATCTTATAAATAGAGGCAGCAACTTTTGCTCCGATAGCGGCTGTTTCTTTTTCGTTAGATGCAAGTTGGACTGCTTTTGATGTGCTTTCGGCTTCAACTATTTCAATGTTAGGAAGGTTTGTTGTTATCCAGTTCCAACATTGAGATATAGGTTGAGGATGTGAGAAAATTTTCTTTACATTTTTTATTGAATCTTCTTTTGAAAGAAAGAAATGGTGAACATCAAGAATAACCTCAGATACTATTTTAAGGTTGCTATCAACAAACATATCAAGGGTATGGGTTACGACTCCTTCTATTGAGTTTTCTACTGGAACGATTCCGTAATCGGCTCTGTTATGCTCTACTTCCTTAAACACATTGTCTATTGTCCTGCAAGGAATGTACTCTACCTTTTCTCCAAACTGTTTAATGGCTGCCTGCTGAGTAAATGTTCCTTCAGGTCCAAAGTAGGCAACTTTTATTTGCCTAAACATACCTCTGTATACTTTAAATATGGATTC is from bacterium and encodes:
- the pheA gene encoding prephenate dehydratase — encoded protein: MKNLDETRKDIDNIDKQLLELLSLRAEKVKEIFEVKKDEKLPPFDPAREKRIIENLVKVNKGLLKEKDIETIMESIFKVYRGMFRQIKVAYFGPEGTFTQQAAIKQFGEKVEYIPCRTIDNVFKEVEHNRADYGIVPVENSIEGVVTHTLDMFVDSNLKIVSEVILDVHHFFLSKEDSIKNVKKIFSHPQPISQCWNWITTNLPNIEIVEAESTSKAVQLASNEKETAAIGAKVAASIYKMNILAENIEDYTGNVTRFLVVGKKLSSKTETDQTSIILSIKDKIGALQDILNHFTKSNINLTRIESRPSKKKAWDYIFYLDFIGHKEDNKIKSVLTELEKETVFLKVLGSYPAKDTNKT